Genomic DNA from Candidatus Methylomirabilota bacterium:
GATGGTCCCGCCGAACCCTTCCTGACGCGCGGCCAGCAGGATGTTCCATGCGAAGGGATAGACCGAGGCTCCGCTCACGACCCCGACCCTCGCCAGGTCCTGGTCCGTGGACGCCACCACTTTGAGATCGACGCAGACCACGAGGACCACCGCCGCCCGCAGCAGCGGCTCCGTCAAGCGGGCGGGCGCCGCGGTCCGCTCGATGGCGGCGGCGTCGACCGAGGTCGGGTCGATGGTGTTCCAGGGGTTCTCGCCGGCCTTGACCTGCGCCGCGTAGCGCTTGGCGGCCGGGGCGGCCAGCGCGGCCAGGGCCTCCCGGGTGGCGCGATCGCGGACGACCAGCACACGCCACCCCTGGCGGTTGCCGCCACTGGGCGCGAAGCGCGCGTTGTCCAGGATCTTGAAGAGCGTTTCGTCGGGCAGCAGGTCACCGGTGAATTCGCGCACGGCAAAGGTGGTGCGCAT
This window encodes:
- a CDS encoding nitroreductase family protein, which encodes MELYDVMRTTFAVREFTGDLLPDETLFKILDNARFAPSGGNRQGWRVLVVRDRATREALAALAAPAAKRYAAQVKAGENPWNTIDPTSVDAAAIERTAAPARLTEPLLRAAVVLVVCVDLKVVASTDQDLARVGVVSGASVYPFAWNILLAARQEGFGGTITTLAVAQEPKLQELLGIPRHVAVCAVMPLGRPVKQLTKLTRKAVPEFVMLERWGGQPLTARRRN